The proteins below come from a single Faecalibaculum rodentium genomic window:
- a CDS encoding RNA-binding domain-containing protein, protein MTKIYPRESAEIEYKRSVTGSFLKTVSAFSNTGDGVILFGIDDKTRESCGLPDPEETYRQIKNKINGSIHPEPVYSLSINDEDHTVKLEVREGDSKPYYYGQTAYIRKGSSSVPMSSLLLERLILKRDRRSFDDLPAPEGSYSFSGFEEEARNRFGLEQLGTDAQKSLGLRDLNGQVTVAGALLADKNTFPGMDLVVLDNDDLYGEREKVDGISILQQLESAVAFFRRYYRREAVTGNLQREEIFLIPESAFREAVSNALVHRTWDTPSNIVIRMFPDRIEIQSPGGLPDGISEYEYLHKDLSVPRNVTLATLFLRLGLIEKLYMGVRRILRSYQGQYRQPDFDFTPNSMTVILPVLNQKPSLSLSEVEVIRQFQDMETLSRAELSTSTGFSRSKLGLILKKLVENKVLAVEGGGRSTRYRLNPNAENLK, encoded by the coding sequence ATGACGAAGATATATCCGCGAGAATCTGCTGAAATCGAGTATAAAAGATCAGTTACGGGCAGTTTTCTGAAAACCGTATCAGCCTTTTCCAATACTGGTGATGGGGTGATTCTGTTTGGTATTGACGACAAGACAAGAGAATCCTGCGGACTTCCGGATCCTGAGGAAACCTATCGACAGATCAAGAATAAAATCAACGGTTCAATCCACCCGGAGCCTGTATATAGTCTTTCCATTAATGATGAAGACCATACCGTAAAGCTCGAGGTCAGGGAGGGAGACAGCAAGCCATATTACTATGGTCAAACTGCCTATATCAGAAAAGGATCCTCATCTGTTCCCATGAGCAGCCTTCTGCTGGAAAGACTGATTCTTAAGCGTGACAGACGAAGTTTTGATGATCTTCCTGCACCGGAAGGATCCTACAGTTTTTCCGGATTTGAAGAGGAAGCCCGAAACCGGTTTGGACTTGAACAGCTTGGGACGGATGCCCAGAAGTCACTGGGACTGCGGGACCTGAATGGTCAGGTAACAGTAGCCGGAGCTCTTCTGGCCGATAAAAACACATTTCCCGGTATGGATCTTGTTGTTCTTGACAATGATGACTTATATGGAGAACGTGAGAAGGTGGATGGCATATCTATACTTCAGCAGCTGGAGTCTGCCGTTGCCTTTTTCCGCCGTTATTATCGAAGAGAAGCCGTCACTGGAAACCTTCAACGGGAAGAGATTTTCCTGATTCCTGAATCCGCCTTCAGGGAAGCTGTATCAAATGCCCTGGTTCACAGAACCTGGGATACACCATCGAATATCGTGATCCGGATGTTTCCCGACCGCATTGAAATCCAGTCTCCAGGAGGTCTGCCGGATGGGATCTCAGAATATGAATATCTTCACAAGGACCTGTCTGTTCCGCGAAATGTCACTCTGGCTACGCTGTTTTTGAGACTAGGACTTATAGAAAAGCTTTATATGGGAGTCAGACGGATCCTGCGAAGCTATCAGGGACAGTACAGGCAGCCGGACTTCGATTTTACTCCAAACTCCATGACCGTTATTCTGCCAGTCCTGAATCAGAAACCCAGCCTGAGTCTATCGGAAGTTGAAGTGATCCGTCAGTTTCAGGACATGGAAACACTGTCGAGGGCTGAACTGAGTACCAGTACAGGATTCAGTCGGTCCAAACTGGGCCTGATTTTGAAAAAGCTGGTGGAAAACAAGGTTCTCGCGGTGGAAGGCGGTGGCAGAAGCACCAGGTATCGGCTGAATCCGAATGCTGAGAATCTGAAATAA
- a CDS encoding N-acetylmannosamine-6-phosphate 2-epimerase, producing the protein MKTQDAKKRELLDGLKDGLIVSCQVQHDDPIYTDDMVVKMAEAARWAGAKGIRTNSPEQIRAIKEAVPELPVIGLWKVWHDDTDVFITPTMEEVKAIWDAGAEIIALDCTKQTTHEGTVAWDLLEQAKKEIPEAIFFADVSNYEEAAHAVEKGADIVAPTLYGYTAETKDISEPDLREFARMCRDFGDDAYMMMEGHIYSPEDAVKCLFLGAHSVVVGSAITRPHLTAKRFTDLMGGLQDNWRNAERAKH; encoded by the coding sequence ATGAAAACGCAGGATGCAAAGAAACGGGAACTGCTGGATGGACTGAAGGACGGACTGATTGTTTCCTGTCAGGTGCAGCACGATGATCCAATTTACACAGATGACATGGTGGTGAAAATGGCCGAGGCTGCCAGGTGGGCCGGCGCGAAGGGCATCCGCACCAATTCCCCGGAACAGATCCGCGCCATCAAGGAAGCTGTACCGGAGCTCCCGGTGATCGGCCTCTGGAAGGTCTGGCATGATGACACCGATGTGTTCATTACGCCGACAATGGAGGAAGTGAAGGCAATCTGGGATGCCGGGGCAGAAATCATTGCCCTGGACTGCACAAAGCAGACCACGCACGAAGGCACTGTGGCCTGGGATCTGCTGGAGCAGGCAAAGAAGGAGATCCCGGAGGCGATTTTCTTTGCCGATGTGTCCAATTATGAGGAAGCGGCTCATGCAGTGGAAAAGGGTGCGGATATTGTGGCACCGACGCTGTATGGCTATACAGCTGAGACGAAGGACATCAGCGAACCCGATCTTCGGGAATTTGCCAGAATGTGCCGGGATTTCGGGGATGATGCCTACATGATGATGGAGGGGCACATCTATTCTCCGGAGGATGCGGTGAAATGCCTGTTCCTCGGGGCCCACTCCGTGGTGGTGGGCAGTGCCATCACCAGGCCGCACCTGACCGCAAAACGGTTTACCGACTTGATGGGAGGGCTCCAGGACAACTGGCGGAACGCCGAGAGAGCAAAGCATTAA
- a CDS encoding DeoR/GlpR family DNA-binding transcription regulator, with translation MTSAERLDRLKTLVQETEFLSVRQIMNEFGVSRSSAMRDLDELERQGVVVRQRGGAVLKNRAHHLTKTYEPATVDKADMHVSEKAEAARLAAALVQDGDCIYLDSGTTTAAMMTCLESRDVTIVTPNVYLLAQVPDGFPGRICLLGGDFDKSYLASTGPLARKILASFWFDKAFVSANGIADGKAWANDLSVAEIKQDAMKRADRTILVADSSKEDRKGMYAFADTEAFDELITEEKTEERDGTEQ, from the coding sequence ATGACAAGCGCAGAGCGGCTGGACAGACTGAAGACACTCGTGCAGGAAACAGAATTCCTGTCTGTGCGTCAGATCATGAACGAATTCGGGGTTTCCCGGAGTTCCGCCATGCGGGACCTGGATGAACTTGAACGGCAGGGGGTTGTGGTGCGGCAGCGCGGCGGTGCAGTGCTGAAGAACCGGGCGCATCACCTGACGAAGACATACGAACCGGCGACGGTGGACAAAGCCGATATGCATGTATCGGAGAAAGCAGAGGCGGCACGGCTGGCTGCGGCACTGGTCCAGGATGGTGACTGCATCTACCTGGATTCCGGGACGACAACAGCGGCGATGATGACTTGTCTGGAATCCCGGGATGTGACGATTGTGACACCCAATGTTTACCTGCTGGCTCAGGTTCCGGATGGATTCCCCGGACGGATCTGTCTGCTGGGGGGAGACTTTGACAAGTCGTATCTGGCCAGCACCGGACCACTGGCCAGGAAGATCCTCGCTTCTTTCTGGTTTGACAAGGCATTTGTCTCTGCCAACGGCATTGCCGACGGAAAGGCCTGGGCGAATGACCTGTCTGTGGCGGAGATCAAGCAGGATGCAATGAAGCGGGCCGACCGGACCATCCTGGTGGCGGACAGCTCCAAGGAGGACCGGAAGGGCATGTATGCCTTTGCGGATACAGAGGCGTTTGATGAACTCATTACGGAAGAGAAAACGGAAGAAAGGGACGGCACAGAGCAATGA
- a CDS encoding glycyl-radical enzyme activating protein, whose translation MRLETEKTSVQDDLLYTITNIQRFATHDGPGIRTVVFFKGCPLHCPWCANPETWRPEPELFHDDSLCMGCGRCVTACPKGAVAVIGRKARVNRTLCDGCGSCVTACLNKAMEVTGNRMTIPEILAEIRKDDEYYQASGGGITLSGGEVFAQDPVPLLRALKDAGYHTAIETEGAYDLEKLAAALPWIDLVYHDVKHCDPHKLKKFTGADAEEITRHLRYLKDSDVRTIIRIPVIPGFNLEDLDNIRGYVKDLGFSEMQLLPFHPMGKGKWHKLDRRYPYEQTPMMDKTQLDAWREAGTEIGGH comes from the coding sequence ATGAGACTGGAAACAGAAAAGACATCAGTACAGGATGACCTCCTGTATACCATCACCAATATCCAGCGGTTTGCGACCCACGACGGTCCGGGTATCCGCACAGTGGTGTTCTTCAAGGGCTGTCCCCTGCACTGTCCCTGGTGTGCCAATCCCGAAACCTGGAGGCCAGAACCGGAGCTGTTTCATGATGACAGCCTGTGCATGGGATGCGGCCGGTGCGTGACTGCATGCCCGAAGGGAGCTGTGGCAGTCATCGGCAGAAAAGCCAGAGTGAACCGGACTCTCTGTGATGGCTGCGGATCCTGTGTCACTGCCTGTCTGAACAAAGCGATGGAAGTGACGGGGAATCGGATGACCATACCGGAGATCCTGGCGGAAATCCGCAAGGACGACGAATACTACCAGGCCTCCGGCGGAGGTATTACGCTCTCGGGCGGAGAAGTGTTCGCCCAGGATCCGGTACCGCTCCTGAGGGCGCTGAAGGATGCGGGCTATCACACCGCCATCGAGACAGAAGGAGCCTATGACCTGGAAAAGCTCGCTGCTGCGCTTCCCTGGATCGACCTGGTTTACCACGACGTGAAACACTGCGATCCGCACAAACTGAAGAAATTCACCGGCGCGGATGCAGAGGAAATCACGCGGCACCTGCGGTATCTGAAGGACAGTGATGTCCGGACCATCATCCGCATCCCGGTGATCCCGGGATTCAACCTGGAGGATCTTGACAACATCAGGGGGTATGTGAAGGATCTGGGATTCAGCGAAATGCAGCTGCTGCCGTTTCACCCTATGGGAAAGGGAAAATGGCACAAGCTGGACCGTCGGTATCCCTATGAACAGACGCCGATGATGGACAAGACACAGCTGGATGCCTGGCGGGAGGCCGGCACAGAAATCGGAGGACACTAG